The sequence below is a genomic window from Microbacterium sp. SORGH_AS_0888.
AGCCCTCGTGGGCGCCTCGCGCCCCGAGCAGCTGCGGTCGAACGTGAAGGCGGCGGGCGTGCGCCTCGACGCCGACACGCTCGCCGCGATCGACGAGGCTCTGGCCGGCGTCGTCGTGGACGACCCGGCGCTGACCGAGAAGTCCTCGCCGCGTACACGCTGGACCGACTGATGGCCGGCGCGATCACCCCGTTCCGCATCGCGGTGCCGGATGCCGACATCGCCGACCTGCACGACCGGCTCGAGCGGGCGCGCTTCGCGGACGCCGCGGTCGACGACTGGTCGTGGGGCACCCCGCCCACCGCTCTCCGTCTCCTCGCCGAAGAATGGGCCGGCCGCTACGACTGGCGCGCCACCGAGCGCCGGCTCAACCAGCGGGAACAGTACCTGGTCGAGGCGGGCGGCACCCGCATCCACGTCGTGCGGGCGGGGACTCCCGGCGCCCAGCCGCTGCTGCTGGTGCACGGCTGGCCCGACGGCTTCCTGCGCTTCGAGAAGGTGCTGCCGCTGCTGGCCGACCGGTTCGACATCGTCGTGCCCTCGATCCCGGGCTACGGGTTCTCCGAGCGCCCGCAGGCTCCCGGATGGGGGCCGGTGACGGTCGCGGGCGCGTTCGACGAGGTCATGCGCGCCTTCGGGTTCGACAGCTGCCTCGTGCACGGCGGCGACCACGGCAGCGCGATCGCCGAGGCGGTGGCGACGCGGCATCCCGAGCGCGTCACGGCCCTGCACCTGTCCGACGTCCCGGCATGGCGCCGGTACACGATCGACCCCGAACAGCACTCGGAGGCCGTGCGCGACTACGCGCGCGCGGGCGCCGCGTGGTTCGCCGCGGAGGGCGCCTACGCCGCCGAGCACCGCACGAAGCCGCAGACCATCGGCTTCGCGCTGGCCGACTCGCCCCTCGGCCTCGCCTCCTGGCTGTTCGAGAAGCTGCACGGCTGGGCCGACAACGACGCCCCCACGGGCGGACTCACGATGCGGGACGTCCTCGACGACATCTCGCTCTACTGGTTCACCGGCACGGCCGCCTCCGCGATCCGCTACTACCGCGACTCGGGCGGTCACCTGCTGGACGCCGCCGAGCGTGCGCCCCAGCCGACCGGGTTCACGGTCTTCCCCCACGACACCGTGGTCGCGACGCGCGACTACGCCGAGCTGTTCTTCGACGTCCGGCACTTCTCGCTCCAGCCGCACGGGGGCCACTTCGGCGCGTGGGAGCAGCCGGAGCTGTTCGCCGCGGATCTGCGCGCCTTCGCCGACGCCGTCTGATCGGCGTCGGCGACGCGGTCCCGCCCCGGATGCCGGCGGGTGCCGGCCGAATCGTTACGCTGGAGGACGAGAACCCGGCCGGAGTGCCGGGTCACCGCGCAGGAGGGGCACGTGGCACGACCGACCCTCGCCGACGTCGCGGCGCACGCCGGAGTGTCGGTGACCACGGTCTCGCGCGTCCTGAACAATCGCGGGTACCTCAGCGACCGCGTCCGCGCCGACGTGGATCGCGCGATCGCGGAGCTCGGCTACCGCCCCAACGAGCTCGCCCGCTCGCTCCTCGGCCGCGGCACACACGTCATCGGCCTGATCGTGCCGACCGTGGCCGACCCGTTCTTCGGGGAGTTCGTGGCCGCCGCCGAGGCCGGTCTCGCCGACCGCGGCTACCGCACCCTCCTGTGCGACAGCCTGCGCAGCGTCGAGCGCGAGACCGCCTCCCTGGATCTGCTGCTCGCGCACCAGGTGGCGGGTGTCATCACCTCCACCCACAACGAGGAGGTGAGCCTCTACCGAACGGCCGGGCTGCCCATCGTCGCCCTCGACCGGCATCTGGGCCCCGGCATCCCGGACGTGCGCAGCGACAACCTCGCGGGCGCGACGCTGGCCACGGAGCTGCTCGCGGACGCCGGATACCGCCGCATCCTGTTCGTGACGCCGCGCGACGACACGCGATCCGCGCGCCGGTCCGGCTACCGCGAGGTCACGACGGCGCGGGGGCTGCCGGAGGCGCTGCTCGCCTACGGCTTCAGCTCGAGCCTCGACGAACGGCGCGCGCTCATCGAGAGGACCCTGGACGAGGGCTCGTACGACGCCGTGTTCTGCTCCGACGACGTCAGCGCTCTGATGGCGGTGGAGTGGGCGCGCTCCCGCGGCGTGAGCGTTCCGGAGGACTTCGGCGTCGTGGGCTACGACGGCTCCACGGCCGTGCGACACCTCGCCCCGACGCTGACCACGGTCCTCCAGCCCGTCGAACGCCTGGCCGCGGAATGCGTGCGGCTGCTCGTGCAGCGGATCGAACAGCCGGACGCCGATCTGCCTTCCGAGATCGTGCTCCCCGTCGAGCTGCGCCGTGGGACGACGGTTCGCTAGAGCGTCAGACGCGCGGCGCGACCTCGCTGTGGTGGACGTGGAAGATCGGCTCTCCGGGGGCGACCTCGGTCGGCTCGACCGCCGCCACGACCTCGAAGATGTCGGAGTTCGTGATGACGATCGGGGTGGTGGTGTCGTAGCCGGCGGCGCGGACCGCGGTCCAGTCGACGCGCGCGAGCGGCGTTCCGACCTCGACGCGCTCACCCGCCGAGACGAGTGCCGTGAAGTGCGCTCCCGCGAGGTTGACGGTGTCGATGCCGATGTGCACGAGCACCTCGACGCCCTCGTCCGTCGTGATGCCGTAGGCGTGCCCCGTGGGGAACACGGCGGTGAGCACGCCCGCCGCCGGCGCGGTGACCTCGCCCTCGCTCGGGACGACGGCCATGCCACCGCCCAGCACACCGCCGGAGAACATCGGATCGGGCACCTCGGACAGCGGGATGAGGCGTCCCCGCGCCGGTGAGACGATGTCGACGAGGGCCGTCTCGGCGTCGGATGCCGCGGGCACGGTCGTCGGGGCGACGACCGGCTCGGACGCCTCCGGCTCCGCGGGGACCGGGACGAGCGGCGCGACGCCCTCGGCGGGGTCGAGCGGCCGGCCGCGGGACACGCGCCAGCGACCGTAGGCGAGCGTGACGCCGAACGAGAGGCCGAAGCTGATGAGCGCGCACAGGGCGAACTGCGGGATCGAGGCGGGCTGGATCGACACGAAGCCGATGACGCCCGCCGCACCGAGCGAGATCGCCTTGACGCCGAGCGCGCTGATGAAGCCGCCGGCGACGGCCGCCGCGCCCATGCCGATGAAGAAGGGGAACTGCAGTCGCAGGTTGACGCCGAAGATGGCGGGCTCGGTGATGCCGAGGAGGGCGGAGACGCTCGAGGCGCCGGCCATGGCGCGCAGCTTCGAGCCGCGGCGCACGAGGAGGAACACGGCCAGACAGGCCGCGCCCTGGGCGATGTTGGCCATGGAGGCGATCGCGAAGATGAACGAGCCGCCCTGCGCGATGAGGCTCAGCTCGACCGCCGGGAAGCTCTGGTGCAGGCCGGTGACGACGATCGGCGAGTACACGAGGCCGAACAGCGCGCCGCCGAGGAAGCCGAGGCTCTCGTACGCCCACGACAGACCGAACGTGATCGCATCGCTCACCCAGCGCATGGCGGGCCCGACGGCGATGAAGGTCGCGAGCCCGACCACGAGCAGCGAGATCATGGGGGTGAAGAGGAAGTCGAAGGTCCCCTTCAAGACGCGCCGGAGCAGCTTCTCCGACACCGACAGCAGGTACACGACGGCCAGCACCGGGATGACGGTGCCCTGGTATCCGGCCTGCGCGACATCCATGCCGAAGATGTGCCAGTACGTCATCGTGCCGTCGGCCACCGCCTCCGCCACGTTGTAGCCGTTGACGAGGGACGGCATGACCATCGCTGCGCCGAGCGCGGCCGCGAGATACGGGTTGGCGCCGAAGCGCTGACCCGCCGAGAAGGCCACGAGCACGGGGAGGAAGGCGAACGCGGCCGCGGCGAGCAGGTTGATCAGCGCGGCGGGGTCGGCGAGGGCCGGCAGCATCGTCGTGACCGCGTCCGGGCCGAACAGCCCCGGCGCCGTGAGCACGTTGTTGAGCGCCATGAGCAGACCACCCGCGATCAGCGCGGGAAGCACGGGGACGAAGATGTCGGAGAGCATCTTGATGAAGCGGACCACGATGTTGCCGCCCTGCCCGGCGACCTGCTTGACCTCGTCCTTCGTCGCCGCCCGCACCCCGGAGAGCGCGACGAGCTCGTCGTAGACCTTGTCGACGTCACCGGGTCCGATGATGATCTGGAACTGTCCGCCGGCTTCGAACGTGCCCTTCACATCCGGGTCCGCGTCGAGCGCCGCCTGATCGATCAGGGTCTTGTCGACCGTGACGATGCGCAGCCGCGTCGCGCAGTGCGCGGCTGCCTGGATGTTCTCGGATCCGCCGAGTGCGGTGAGAACGGAGCGGGCGACGACATCGTGCTTCATCGGGAGTCCTGGGGGTCGGCGACGGTGGGCGAAAGGACCGAGTGGCTGTCTCTGCCAAACGTTTGACATACTAGGGCGCGCGACGCGCGTCACCAAAACCCCGACACGCCGCTCCCGCGTGCGGGCCGCGCGCCGACGACTCGCCGCGCGAGGGGTCACGGGGCGGAGGACGTCACCTGCCCCTCGCCGTCGGCGGCGAACGCCGAGGACTCTCCCGCGACGAGGGTCACCCCGCCGCCGCGCGCCCGCAGCGACACGGCGACGGAGCCGGGCGCGAAGAAGGCGCGGGTCGTGAAGGCCACCGTGCCATCGACGATCACCTCGACGATCGAGCGGTCGACGAGCACCTCGACCGTCCGCGTCCCGTCCGAGGGCGCGGGCACCGGCACCTCGCGTCGCGCGCCGCCGACCAGGTACCGGGTGGCCGAGCGGTCGACCACGAGCGTCGCCGCGTCGAGCTCGATCAGCAGGGGCGCGGCGTCCGGGCCGATGCGAAGCTGCGCGGTCGCGCCGTCCTCGAGGCGCAGGCCCAGACTCAGCCAGCTGGTCCGCGCATCGCCCGGCACCTCGAGGACGATGCCCTCCCCCGCCGGGACGGTCGCCGCCGGGAGCGCGATCGTCTCGCCGAAGTCGGCACGATCGATCGCCGGCTCCTGGCGGAGGACGCCGCCGCTCAGGGTCAGGCGCCGCGGCGCCGACAGCGTGTGGACCCAGTCGTGCGACCGCGACGGCTGGTCGTCCTCGGCGGGCATGCCCGCCCACGACAGCAGCAGTGCGTCCGGGACATCCCCCCGCCCCGCGAACACCTGCGGAGCATAGAACTCGAACCCGCTGTCGAGCAGACGGAACCCGCTCGTGTCGCGCAGCCGCGTGCCCTCGAGGCGCCCCACGACGTAGCCGCAGACGTCGGCGACGCCGAAGGGGTTGACGGCGGGATCCGTCGCCCCCTGCGGACAGATCACGAGGACGTCGTGGACGACGCCCGTCTCGCTGTCGGTCAGGCGGAAGATGTTCGGGCACTCCCACATGTAGCCGGCGGATGCCGCGTCCAGCCCGTCGACCGTGAGCTCGCCGTCGAAGCGCCAGGGGCCGCCCACGTCGGCGGCCGAGTACAGCAGCACCGCCCCGGTCTCGTCGTCGCGCTGCGCCCCGATGCACATGCGCAGGCGCTCGCCGTCGCGGGCGTAGACCATCGGGTCACGGAAGTGGGCCGTGTAGCCCGCGGGGCGGGCGGTGTCGGGCAGCACGGGACCGCCCGGGTCCTTGGTGAACGTCGCGAAGTCGTCCGTGTGCACGAGCACCTGGTGCGCCTCGCGCGTGCCGTCGGCATGCTTGACGTTGCCGGTGTAGAGGAAGTCGGCGCCCGTGCCCGCGGGGATCGCCGAACCGGAGTAGCAGCCGTCCCGGTCGTAGTCGGCATCCGGCTCGAAGGCCATGCCGGCGTGCGTCCACCGGAGCAGGTCGCGCGAAGACGCGTGACCCCAGCCGATGCCGGCGCGTGTGGGGAACGCGGGCCCCCACTGGTAGAACGCGTGCGCGACGCCGTCGACCATGATCAACCCGTTGGGGTCGTTGATCCGCCCGTAGGGGGCGGAGAGGTGGAAGAGAGGGGCATCGGGATCGGTCAGGGTACGCTCACGGCGCTCGGGATCCATGGCTGCCAGCCTATTCGGCGCTCCGGCCGCGCCCGTGCGCCCGTCAGACGTCGAGACCGAGGAGCCGGATCGCGTTCTCCCTGAGCACGAGCCGCTCGACCTCCTCGCCGAGCTCGAGCGCCGCGAAGTCCTTCAGCCAGCGATCGGGGGTGAGGGCGGGGAAGTCGGAGCCGAACAGCATCTTGTGCTTCAGGTACGTGCGCGTGGCGCGCACGAGCGCGGGGCTGAAGTACTTCGGCGACCAGCCGGACAGGTCGATCCACACGTTCGCCTTGTGCGTCGCGATCGAGATCGCCTCGTCCTGCCACGGCACCGAGGGGTGCGCGAGGATGATCGGCAGCTCGGGATGCCGGGCCGCGACGTCGTCGAGCAGCATCGGGTCGGACAGGCTCAGCCGATAGCCGAGGCCTCCCGGCATCCCCGCCCCCACCCCGGTCTGCCCCGTGTGCACGACGATCGGCAGACGGCGCTGCTCGATCTCGGCGAACATCGGCGCGTAGGCCGGATCGGACGGGTCGAACCCCTGCACGGTGGGGTGGAACTTGAAGCCCCGGACCCCCAGCTCGTCCGCCTGGCGACGGATCTCGTCGATGGCCGCGTCGCCCTGCAGCGGGTCGACCGTGCCGAAGGCGATGAGGGTGTCGGCGTTGCGGCGGGCACCCGCGACGATGTCGTCGACGCTGTTGGGCCGGTGACCCGTGTTGGTCGTGGCGTCGACCGTGAACACGACCGCCATGAGCCGACGCTCGCGGTAGTACGCCGCCGTCTCGTCGACCGTGCGGGCGGGCTCCGAGCTGCCGAAGTAGCGGTCCATCGCCTCGAGCTGCTCCCGCGAGGCGCCGTGATGCCCGGTGTCGTCGACCTGGATGTGGACGTGGGTGTCGATCCCGCGGATGTCGTCGAGGGTCATGCCGTCGCCTCCTGTGTCTCGACCGCGGCGAGGACCTCGCCGCGGAGCCGGCCGACATCCACCTTGCCGGTGGGCGTGCGGTCCAGTGTCGCCCGGAACACGATGTGCCGCGGCTTCTTGTACCCGGCCAGCTGCGTGCCGACATGGGCGATCAGCTCATCGGCCGTGACCTCTGCCGACCGCTCGACGACCGCGGCGACGACCTCGCCGAATCGCGGGTCGGGCACCCCCACGACGGCCGCGTCCGCGACGGCGGGGTGCGTCATGAGTGCTTCCTCGACCTCGAGCGGGTAGACCTTCTCGCCGCCCGTGTTCACGACGCCGCTGCCGCGACCGAGGAACTCGATGTGGCGATCCTCCTGCACGATCACCCAGTCACCGGGCACGACGTAGCGCTCGCCGTCGATGATCGGGAAGGTCGCCCGCGTCTTCTCGGCGTCGCGATGGTAGCCGAGCGGCAGCGCACCGCGCTGGGCGAGGATGCCGCGCGAGCCCGGCACGTCCTGCACCTGCCGGAACCGCTCGTCGAAGACGACGGCGGTCGGGAACAGCTGCGCGCGCCCCGGCAGGTCGGCGGCGCTGCGGGTCGCGGTGACGGCGAAGCCGCCGCCCTCGGTCGAGGCGAGCAGATCGATGATCTCGATGTCGCCGAGCGCGTGGAGGCGCCGCTTGGTCTCGGGACCGAAGCGCATGCCGGAGCTCATGACCGAGGTCACGGTCGGAAGGCCCGTCCCCATCGCCTCCGCGGCCTCGACCAGGGGCAGCGCGATGGCGTCGCCCGCGACGATGATGCGCGTCGCCCCCTCGGCGTTGGCGAGTCGCACGGCGCCCTCGGCGTCGAAGCGCGACCGGGTCGCGATGAGCACCGTGCCGCCGACGAGCAGCGTGTTCAGCGACGTCGTCAGTGCCGTCCCGTGCATGAAGGGCGCGAGCGGCAGGTTGACCATGCGCGGGTACCGCGGGTCGAGGGCGATCCGGGTGACGTCCTCGACATCGTCGGGGACGGGGCGCCCGGACAGCGCGTAGGCCGAGAAGAGCTGCACCTCGAACATGCTCGGTGCGCTCCAGCGCACGGCCTTCGGCCGCCCGGTGGTGCCGCCCGTGTAGATCCACAGCTCCCCGTCCTCCGGTGCGCCCGGCGGCAGCGGCGCGGAGCCGGCGACGGCGTCCGACCAGACGGGAACGCCGGGCGCGGTGCCCTCGCCCTCGTCGATCTGCAGGAGCACGACATCCTGCTCGGCGAGCGCCGCCGCCTCCGCGGCGACATCCCCGAGCGAGGCGGGATGGAGGAGGACCGCCGCCTCCGAGTCGTCCAGCAGCGCCGCCACCTCTGCGGAGCGCAGCCGGAAGTTCATCGGGACGGGCGTGATCCCCGTGGCGAGGCAGGCGTAGAAGGCGATGAGGAACTCGGGACGGTTGTGCAGCAGGATCGCGACGGTCTGCCCCGGTCGCACGCCCCGGCGCTCGAGCCAGGCGGCGAGCGCGCCCGCCTCGCGGGTGAACCGCTCGTACGACCAGGTCTCGCCGTCGACCGTGACGATCGCCGGGCGCTGCGGGTCCGCGGCGGTGACCGCCTGCCAGAGATCCGAGTAGTGGCCCTTCATGCGCGGCTACTCCCCCGCACCGGGGCCGGACGCCTGGGCGAGCGGAGCGAGCTCCTCCTGCCAGGCTCGGCCGATCCCCGCCGCGCTCCAGCCGCCGTCGGCGTCCAGCGTGCGCAGCACCTTGGGGTGCGAGTAGAGCGTCAGGCGGTCGCCTCCGATCCCGATCGCCTGACCCGTGACGCCGGAGGCGGCATCGGAGGCGAGCCAGACGATGAGGGATGCGACGTCCTCCGGGGTGCCGAGCGCGTGGTCGCGGCGGTACTCGGCGGGGATCTCGCCGGTGGCGACGTAGTCCTCGTACACCTGCGTGTAGGCGGGGATCGTGGCGGTCATGGGCGAGAGGGCCGTGGGGATCACGGCGTTCGCGGTGACGCCGGCCCGGGCGAGCTCGAGCGACAGCGTGCGCGCCATCGCGACCAGACCGGCCTTGACGGAGGCGTAGTTGGTCTGGCCGAAGCTGCCGTACTGACCGGCGGGCGAGCCGATCAGGATGATCCGGCCGCCCTCGCCGCGCTCGCGCATCTCGACGGCCGCGGCGCGCGCGCAGGTGAACGAGCCGCGCAGGTGCGTCTCGACGACGAGGTCGAAGTCGGCGTCGGACATCTTCCACACGACGCGGTCGCGGAGCACACCCGCGTTGGCGACGAGGATGTCGAGCCGGCCGAACGCGTCACGCGCGGCGGTGACGAGCGCGTCGGCCGTCTCGGTGGGGCCGACGGGCGCGATCACCGCGGTGGCGCGGCCGCCCGCGGCCTCGATGTCGGCGACCGTGGCGTCGGCGGTCTCGGCGTCGACGTCGTTGACGACGACGGCCGCCCCCGCCTCCGCGAGCGCGAGGGCGTAGGCCCGGCCGAGGCTCCGGCCGGCTCCCGTGACGACGGCGACCTTGCCGTCGAGTCGCACCTCCGGCACCGCGTTCATCGGTAGTACCTCAGGACGAGCTCGGTCACCAGGACCGGCTTCTCGCCCCCCTCGACCTCGAAGGTGACGGGGACCTCGACCTGGTAGCCGCCGGTCACCTCGGTCACAGACTTCAGGACGCCGCTCACGCGGATGCGCGCCCCGACGGGCACCGGTGCCGGGAAGCGCAGCCGGTTGGATCCGTAGTTGATGCCGAGCCCGACGCCCGTGACCTCGAGGATCTCCTTCATGAGCGGGACGACGAGGCTGAGCGTGAACAGCCCGTGCACGATCGTCGTGCCGTAGGAGGTCGTCGCGGCGAAGTCCGGGTCGATGTGGATCGGGTTCATGTCGCCGCTCAGGCGGGCGAAGTCATCGACCTCCTCCTGCGTGATGACGCGCCACTCGGACGGCCCGAAGGCCGTCCCCTCGGCGCCGGGCAGGTCGTCGACCGCGACGGACAGGGGGGTGGTCATGCGTGTTCTCCTCGCTCGCGACGGTGCTTTCGGGGAGTGCCGGGCGGCATCGCCGGGCACGTCTTCCTGCATCTTATTGCAGGTTTACTGAAACTCAAGCGCACCTTTCGCCGTGCGGCATGGTCGGCGGCATCGCCGGGCGCGGGGCCGGGCGCGGCTCGCCGCCCGGCGGCGCACCGTGCGTGTCGCAGAACCGCGCGGATGTCGCAGGATCCGGGCGGATCGCTGCGACATCCGCGCGATTGTGCGACATCCGCGGACGGGCGAGCGAGCCGCGGCCGCTACTTCGCGCCCGCCTGCCCCATGTTGCGCAGTGCCATGCCGCCGCCGTCCACGGAGAGCACCTGTCCGGTGACCCAGCGCGACGCCTCGGTCGAGAGGAACAGCCCCGCCGCGGCGATGTCCCAGTTGTTGCCCTCGACCTGCATCGCGACGTTCT
It includes:
- a CDS encoding epoxide hydrolase family protein: MAGAITPFRIAVPDADIADLHDRLERARFADAAVDDWSWGTPPTALRLLAEEWAGRYDWRATERRLNQREQYLVEAGGTRIHVVRAGTPGAQPLLLVHGWPDGFLRFEKVLPLLADRFDIVVPSIPGYGFSERPQAPGWGPVTVAGAFDEVMRAFGFDSCLVHGGDHGSAIAEAVATRHPERVTALHLSDVPAWRRYTIDPEQHSEAVRDYARAGAAWFAAEGAYAAEHRTKPQTIGFALADSPLGLASWLFEKLHGWADNDAPTGGLTMRDVLDDISLYWFTGTAASAIRYYRDSGGHLLDAAERAPQPTGFTVFPHDTVVATRDYAELFFDVRHFSLQPHGGHFGAWEQPELFAADLRAFADAV
- a CDS encoding LacI family DNA-binding transcriptional regulator, which gives rise to MARPTLADVAAHAGVSVTTVSRVLNNRGYLSDRVRADVDRAIAELGYRPNELARSLLGRGTHVIGLIVPTVADPFFGEFVAAAEAGLADRGYRTLLCDSLRSVERETASLDLLLAHQVAGVITSTHNEEVSLYRTAGLPIVALDRHLGPGIPDVRSDNLAGATLATELLADAGYRRILFVTPRDDTRSARRSGYREVTTARGLPEALLAYGFSSSLDERRALIERTLDEGSYDAVFCSDDVSALMAVEWARSRGVSVPEDFGVVGYDGSTAVRHLAPTLTTVLQPVERLAAECVRLLVQRIEQPDADLPSEIVLPVELRRGTTVR
- a CDS encoding PTS beta-glucoside transporter subunit IIBCA, with amino-acid sequence MKHDVVARSVLTALGGSENIQAAAHCATRLRIVTVDKTLIDQAALDADPDVKGTFEAGGQFQIIIGPGDVDKVYDELVALSGVRAATKDEVKQVAGQGGNIVVRFIKMLSDIFVPVLPALIAGGLLMALNNVLTAPGLFGPDAVTTMLPALADPAALINLLAAAAFAFLPVLVAFSAGQRFGANPYLAAALGAAMVMPSLVNGYNVAEAVADGTMTYWHIFGMDVAQAGYQGTVIPVLAVVYLLSVSEKLLRRVLKGTFDFLFTPMISLLVVGLATFIAVGPAMRWVSDAITFGLSWAYESLGFLGGALFGLVYSPIVVTGLHQSFPAVELSLIAQGGSFIFAIASMANIAQGAACLAVFLLVRRGSKLRAMAGASSVSALLGITEPAIFGVNLRLQFPFFIGMGAAAVAGGFISALGVKAISLGAAGVIGFVSIQPASIPQFALCALISFGLSFGVTLAYGRWRVSRGRPLDPAEGVAPLVPVPAEPEASEPVVAPTTVPAASDAETALVDIVSPARGRLIPLSEVPDPMFSGGVLGGGMAVVPSEGEVTAPAAGVLTAVFPTGHAYGITTDEGVEVLVHIGIDTVNLAGAHFTALVSAGERVEVGTPLARVDWTAVRAAGYDTTTPIVITNSDIFEVVAAVEPTEVAPGEPIFHVHHSEVAPRV
- a CDS encoding GH32 C-terminal domain-containing protein — protein: MDPERRERTLTDPDAPLFHLSAPYGRINDPNGLIMVDGVAHAFYQWGPAFPTRAGIGWGHASSRDLLRWTHAGMAFEPDADYDRDGCYSGSAIPAGTGADFLYTGNVKHADGTREAHQVLVHTDDFATFTKDPGGPVLPDTARPAGYTAHFRDPMVYARDGERLRMCIGAQRDDETGAVLLYSAADVGGPWRFDGELTVDGLDAASAGYMWECPNIFRLTDSETGVVHDVLVICPQGATDPAVNPFGVADVCGYVVGRLEGTRLRDTSGFRLLDSGFEFYAPQVFAGRGDVPDALLLSWAGMPAEDDQPSRSHDWVHTLSAPRRLTLSGGVLRQEPAIDRADFGETIALPAATVPAGEGIVLEVPGDARTSWLSLGLRLEDGATAQLRIGPDAAPLLIELDAATLVVDRSATRYLVGGARREVPVPAPSDGTRTVEVLVDRSIVEVIVDGTVAFTTRAFFAPGSVAVSLRARGGGVTLVAGESSAFAADGEGQVTSSAP
- a CDS encoding amidohydrolase family protein gives rise to the protein MTLDDIRGIDTHVHIQVDDTGHHGASREQLEAMDRYFGSSEPARTVDETAAYYRERRLMAVVFTVDATTNTGHRPNSVDDIVAGARRNADTLIAFGTVDPLQGDAAIDEIRRQADELGVRGFKFHPTVQGFDPSDPAYAPMFAEIEQRRLPIVVHTGQTGVGAGMPGGLGYRLSLSDPMLLDDVAARHPELPIILAHPSVPWQDEAISIATHKANVWIDLSGWSPKYFSPALVRATRTYLKHKMLFGSDFPALTPDRWLKDFAALELGEEVERLVLRENAIRLLGLDV
- a CDS encoding AMP-binding protein, whose protein sequence is MKGHYSDLWQAVTAADPQRPAIVTVDGETWSYERFTREAGALAAWLERRGVRPGQTVAILLHNRPEFLIAFYACLATGITPVPMNFRLRSAEVAALLDDSEAAVLLHPASLGDVAAEAAALAEQDVVLLQIDEGEGTAPGVPVWSDAVAGSAPLPPGAPEDGELWIYTGGTTGRPKAVRWSAPSMFEVQLFSAYALSGRPVPDDVEDVTRIALDPRYPRMVNLPLAPFMHGTALTTSLNTLLVGGTVLIATRSRFDAEGAVRLANAEGATRIIVAGDAIALPLVEAAEAMGTGLPTVTSVMSSGMRFGPETKRRLHALGDIEIIDLLASTEGGGFAVTATRSAADLPGRAQLFPTAVVFDERFRQVQDVPGSRGILAQRGALPLGYHRDAEKTRATFPIIDGERYVVPGDWVIVQEDRHIEFLGRGSGVVNTGGEKVYPLEVEEALMTHPAVADAAVVGVPDPRFGEVVAAVVERSAEVTADELIAHVGTQLAGYKKPRHIVFRATLDRTPTGKVDVGRLRGEVLAAVETQEATA
- a CDS encoding SDR family NAD(P)-dependent oxidoreductase is translated as MRLDGKVAVVTGAGRSLGRAYALALAEAGAAVVVNDVDAETADATVADIEAAGGRATAVIAPVGPTETADALVTAARDAFGRLDILVANAGVLRDRVVWKMSDADFDLVVETHLRGSFTCARAAAVEMRERGEGGRIILIGSPAGQYGSFGQTNYASVKAGLVAMARTLSLELARAGVTANAVIPTALSPMTATIPAYTQVYEDYVATGEIPAEYRRDHALGTPEDVASLIVWLASDAASGVTGQAIGIGGDRLTLYSHPKVLRTLDADGGWSAAGIGRAWQEELAPLAQASGPGAGE
- a CDS encoding MaoC family dehydratase produces the protein MTTPLSVAVDDLPGAEGTAFGPSEWRVITQEEVDDFARLSGDMNPIHIDPDFAATTSYGTTIVHGLFTLSLVVPLMKEILEVTGVGLGINYGSNRLRFPAPVPVGARIRVSGVLKSVTEVTGGYQVEVPVTFEVEGGEKPVLVTELVLRYYR